A single region of the Neisseria zoodegmatis genome encodes:
- the ligA gene encoding NAD-dependent DNA ligase LigA, translating into MNNTARRIQELTEQLNRYAYEYYTLDAPTVPDAEYDRLFRELEALEAAHPDLRLPESPTQRVGGMPLDGFESVRHTVPMLSLNNAFSPQDENGTFDHAEMLAFDERVRGGLSGVQPEYVIEPKFDGLAISLLYRNGVLVQAATRGDGTTGEDVTQNIKTIANIPLKLRGDNLPSLLEVRGEVLMLKADFAALNEKQAADNQKLFANPRNAAAGSLRQLDSRITAKRRLHFFAYGIARIEGGARLEEHIQELAYLSELGFSLPHGQFGVFPNIAEILAFYEHMSQKRPELPYEIDGMVVKVNSLAQQETLGFVSRAPRWAIAHKFPAEEALTVVEAIDVQVGRTGAVTPVARLQPVFVGGVTVTNATLHNEGETQRKDVRIGDTVVVRRAGDVIPEVVRVVFERRPMQTIAETIAETVSDGLQNDLFAEPAATATEQPVYPQYRLPEHCPICASEIEREEGEAVARCSGGMLCQAQRAQGLIHFASRKAMDIEGLGQRQIEQLVAQNLVQHFADLYRLDVPTLQLMKENADKEQAADTGGTVSDGLKTTSKKQSPTKWAENILAGIAASKQPELARFLFALGIRHVGERTAKSLAQAFGTLEIVRRAPEPVLACLPDIGAIVARSIAHFFAQPEQQAMIDELLAVGVVPQNQTVTLPLSQYVTPAKWLSRLPGFKISETKAAALWDLAGKNTDGLLNDNALNADWQQWRNQPENAALLLSMRQFLEQMPSENEASVSDGLNQAVAGKTFVFTGTLPTLKRDEAQAMIEAAGGKVSGSVSKKTDYVVAGEAAGSKLEKAHALGVAVLDEAQLMTLLA; encoded by the coding sequence ATGAACAACACCGCCCGCCGCATTCAAGAACTTACCGAACAGCTCAACCGCTACGCCTACGAATACTACACCCTCGACGCACCCACCGTGCCCGATGCCGAGTACGACCGGCTTTTCCGCGAACTCGAAGCCCTAGAAGCCGCCCACCCCGATTTACGCCTGCCCGAAAGCCCCACCCAGCGCGTCGGCGGTATGCCTTTGGACGGCTTTGAAAGCGTGCGCCATACCGTGCCGATGCTGTCGCTGAACAATGCTTTTTCGCCGCAAGACGAAAACGGCACATTCGATCACGCCGAAATGCTGGCGTTTGACGAGCGCGTGCGCGGCGGATTATCCGGCGTTCAACCCGAATACGTTATCGAACCCAAATTCGACGGCCTCGCCATCAGCCTACTCTACCGCAACGGCGTGCTGGTTCAGGCGGCCACGCGCGGCGACGGCACCACCGGCGAAGACGTTACCCAAAATATCAAAACCATTGCCAATATCCCGCTGAAACTGCGCGGCGACAACCTGCCCTCGCTGCTTGAAGTGCGCGGCGAAGTGCTGATGCTCAAAGCGGATTTTGCCGCCTTAAACGAGAAACAGGCTGCCGACAACCAAAAACTGTTTGCCAACCCGCGCAATGCCGCGGCAGGCAGCCTGCGCCAACTCGATTCGCGCATCACCGCCAAACGCCGTCTGCATTTTTTCGCTTACGGCATCGCCCGCATCGAAGGCGGCGCACGTTTGGAAGAGCACATTCAGGAGCTGGCTTATTTGTCCGAACTCGGTTTCAGCCTGCCGCACGGGCAATTCGGCGTTTTCCCGAATATCGCCGAAATACTGGCATTTTACGAACACATGTCGCAAAAACGCCCCGAACTTCCGTATGAAATCGACGGTATGGTGGTAAAAGTGAACAGCTTGGCGCAGCAGGAAACTTTGGGTTTCGTTTCCCGCGCGCCGCGCTGGGCCATCGCGCACAAATTCCCCGCCGAAGAAGCCTTAACCGTGGTTGAGGCGATTGATGTGCAGGTCGGCCGCACCGGTGCCGTTACCCCCGTCGCCCGCTTGCAGCCGGTGTTTGTCGGCGGCGTTACCGTAACTAACGCCACGCTGCACAACGAAGGCGAAACGCAGCGCAAAGACGTACGCATCGGCGATACCGTGGTAGTGCGCCGCGCGGGAGACGTGATTCCCGAAGTGGTGCGCGTGGTGTTCGAACGCCGCCCGATGCAAACCATTGCCGAAACTATTGCCGAAACCGTTTCAGACGGCCTGCAAAACGATTTGTTTGCCGAACCCGCCGCAACCGCCACCGAGCAGCCCGTTTATCCCCAATACCGCCTGCCCGAACACTGCCCGATCTGCGCCAGCGAAATCGAACGCGAAGAAGGCGAAGCCGTGGCCCGTTGCAGCGGCGGCATGTTGTGCCAAGCCCAGCGCGCGCAAGGGCTGATTCATTTTGCTTCGCGTAAAGCGATGGACATCGAAGGCTTGGGACAACGCCAAATCGAGCAGTTGGTCGCCCAAAATCTGGTGCAGCATTTCGCCGACCTCTACCGTTTGGACGTACCGACTTTGCAGTTGATGAAAGAAAACGCCGATAAAGAGCAGGCTGCGGACACCGGCGGCACAGTTTCAGACGGCCTCAAAACAACGTCTAAAAAACAGTCGCCGACCAAATGGGCGGAAAACATTCTCGCTGGTATCGCAGCCAGCAAGCAGCCCGAACTCGCCCGTTTTCTGTTCGCCCTCGGCATCCGCCATGTCGGCGAGCGCACGGCCAAATCGCTGGCTCAAGCCTTCGGCACGCTGGAAATCGTGCGCCGTGCCCCCGAACCCGTGCTGGCCTGCCTGCCCGACATCGGTGCCATCGTTGCCCGTTCCATCGCCCATTTCTTCGCCCAACCGGAGCAGCAGGCCATGATAGACGAACTGCTTGCCGTAGGCGTTGTTCCACAAAACCAAACCGTTACCCTGCCCCTTTCCCAATATGTTACTCCGGCCAAATGGCTCAGCCGCCTGCCCGGTTTCAAAATCAGCGAAACCAAAGCCGCCGCCTTGTGGGATTTGGCGGGCAAAAATACAGACGGCCTATTGAACGACAATGCGTTGAATGCCGACTGGCAGCAATGGCGCAACCAACCCGAAAATGCAGCCCTTTTATTGTCTATGCGGCAGTTTCTGGAACAAATGCCGTCTGAAAACGAAGCATCCGTTTCAGACGGCCTCAACCAAGCCGTTGCCGGTAAAACCTTCGTGTTTACCGGCACTTTGCCGACTCTGAAACGCGACGAAGCACAAGCCATGAT